One part of the Microbacterium aurugineum genome encodes these proteins:
- a CDS encoding leucyl aminopeptidase family protein produces MDRRPNKLIPADLKTTPGLDAVDTVDLRVGEIASDVEAIGVGVYTDGDVPGELGFDRAGLEDAGFTAEPGTSLVLPRAGQPDLVAVGLGDRADVGPRGLRDAAAALARAVPRRATLGLRIGDLAGVEAGEAVRALAEGALLARYRYTVLNASSKHVPLAAFTVDVPGADGGPLEVARTAARAGVVARDLANTPPGHLTAVNMGEIAVELGARFGFEVELFDKQALIDLGCGGLLGVNQGSVEEPRMIKLVYTPEGGGSGHLGLVGKGIMYDSGGISLKPSDPMHLLMKMDMGGAAAVLGAFVGLRDAGVSTKVSGWLMCTDNMPSGTAYKLGDVLTARGGTTIEVKNTDAEGRLVMSDALVLATEDGVDAIVDIATLTGAALVSLGSATAPVFGNDQTMVDRVREAAALADEPVWQLPLEQKYRKQLDSDIADIANLGGPFAGATTAALFLQHFVGETPWAHIDIAGTMQTEKDDSWRTAGATGFGARLLLEAARSFTPTS; encoded by the coding sequence ATGGACCGCAGACCCAACAAGCTGATCCCCGCCGATCTGAAGACCACGCCCGGGCTGGATGCCGTGGACACCGTGGATCTCCGGGTCGGTGAGATCGCCTCCGACGTCGAGGCGATCGGAGTCGGGGTGTACACCGACGGGGACGTTCCGGGTGAGCTCGGGTTCGACCGCGCCGGCCTGGAGGATGCGGGGTTCACTGCCGAGCCGGGGACCTCTCTGGTGCTGCCGCGCGCGGGTCAGCCGGATCTCGTCGCCGTCGGTCTGGGCGATCGGGCGGATGTCGGGCCGCGTGGCCTTCGCGATGCAGCGGCTGCTCTCGCTCGCGCCGTCCCCCGTCGGGCGACCCTGGGGCTGCGGATCGGCGACCTCGCGGGGGTGGAGGCAGGCGAGGCTGTGCGAGCGCTCGCCGAAGGGGCACTCCTCGCGCGCTACCGGTACACGGTGCTGAACGCGTCGTCGAAGCACGTCCCGCTCGCCGCCTTCACCGTGGATGTGCCGGGCGCGGACGGCGGGCCACTCGAGGTCGCACGCACGGCTGCCCGCGCTGGTGTCGTGGCCCGTGATCTGGCGAACACCCCGCCCGGTCACCTGACGGCGGTGAACATGGGCGAGATCGCGGTGGAACTCGGAGCGCGTTTCGGATTCGAGGTCGAGCTGTTCGACAAGCAGGCGCTCATCGATCTCGGCTGCGGGGGTCTGCTCGGCGTCAATCAGGGATCCGTGGAGGAGCCGCGCATGATCAAGCTCGTCTACACGCCCGAAGGTGGCGGCTCCGGCCACCTCGGCCTGGTGGGCAAGGGCATCATGTACGACTCGGGTGGCATCAGCCTCAAGCCCAGCGACCCGATGCATCTGCTCATGAAGATGGACATGGGCGGTGCTGCGGCCGTGCTCGGTGCCTTCGTCGGGCTGCGCGACGCCGGAGTCTCGACCAAGGTCTCGGGCTGGCTGATGTGCACCGACAACATGCCGTCCGGTACCGCGTACAAACTCGGTGACGTGCTCACGGCGCGCGGCGGCACCACGATCGAGGTGAAGAACACCGATGCCGAAGGGCGTCTCGTGATGAGCGATGCCCTCGTGCTCGCGACCGAGGACGGGGTGGACGCGATCGTCGACATCGCCACACTCACCGGTGCCGCATTGGTCTCTCTCGGCTCCGCGACCGCGCCGGTCTTCGGCAACGACCAGACGATGGTCGACCGGGTGCGTGAGGCCGCGGCGCTCGCCGACGAGCCCGTGTGGCAGCTGCCGCTCGAGCAGAAGTATCGCAAGCAGCTCGACTCGGACATCGCCGACATCGCGAACCTCGGTGGCCCCTTCGCCGGAGCCACGACGGCGGCGCTGTTCCTGCAGCACTTCGTGGGCGAGACGCCGTGGGCGCACATCGACATCGCCGGGACGATGCAGACCGAGAAGGACGACTCCTGGCGCACCGCGGGTGCCACCGGTTTCGGTGCGCGACTGTTGTTGGAGGCGGCCCGGAGCTTCACGCC
- a CDS encoding AbgT family transporter yields the protein MATEKSSSTPDAGDKGFLNWIEKVGNKVPDPTIMFVYLIGLIAVLSAVLAWIGVSVTDDVVIPVPKEEFSQVNEQFGGNWQIYDTTTGMPAEIPDYTIEERTFEVRNLLSIDGIRFFFSSFVDNFAGFGVVAVVLIAMAGVGVAEHAGLMGAMIRRVVKVAPRRWLAFILIFVGVLSSVATDAGYLILVPLAAAAFLTVGRHPLAGLAGAFAGVGAAFGANLLITPSDSMLTEITNEVLVSAGMQPIEVTQNFYFGIVSTFLLATVALLVTVFVTEKRLGSYDRRDMTIADEAEGVDHDAEARGLKFSFWALLGFVALVLALTLPPGAPLRDPETGAIIGTTPFMASLVFLISLAFLVCGVAYGAGARTLRGGTATVRAIAKTFASLGGLLVMFLMIAQFIALFNWTNLPTVAAVSAAELLEQASVPAIVLLLAFIVVIVILDFILPGLVPKWVIFAPVFIPIFASLDVAPQTLLAAYRVGDSPVNVLTPLMVYLPFMVTVAQRYKKEAGIGTIIALMIPYAVWMLLSWTALYVVWFLLGIPWGPGSPVDIAG from the coding sequence ATGGCTACGGAGAAGTCGTCGAGCACCCCCGATGCCGGGGACAAAGGGTTCCTGAACTGGATCGAGAAGGTCGGCAACAAGGTGCCGGATCCGACGATCATGTTCGTCTACCTGATCGGCCTCATCGCCGTGCTCTCCGCGGTCCTCGCGTGGATCGGGGTGTCGGTCACCGACGATGTCGTGATCCCCGTTCCGAAGGAAGAGTTCTCCCAGGTCAACGAGCAGTTCGGTGGCAACTGGCAGATCTATGACACCACCACCGGGATGCCCGCCGAGATCCCCGACTACACGATCGAGGAGCGCACCTTCGAGGTGCGCAACCTGCTCTCGATCGACGGCATCCGCTTCTTCTTCTCCTCCTTCGTCGACAACTTCGCGGGCTTCGGTGTGGTCGCCGTCGTGCTCATCGCGATGGCGGGCGTCGGTGTGGCAGAGCACGCGGGGTTGATGGGCGCGATGATCCGTCGCGTCGTGAAAGTGGCCCCGCGCCGTTGGCTCGCGTTCATCCTGATCTTCGTCGGTGTGCTGTCGTCGGTGGCGACGGATGCCGGCTACCTGATCCTCGTGCCGCTCGCCGCCGCAGCCTTCCTCACCGTCGGGCGGCATCCGCTGGCCGGCCTCGCCGGCGCGTTCGCCGGTGTCGGCGCGGCCTTCGGGGCGAATCTCCTGATCACGCCTAGCGACAGCATGCTCACCGAGATCACCAATGAGGTGCTCGTCAGCGCCGGGATGCAGCCGATCGAGGTGACGCAGAACTTCTACTTCGGGATCGTGTCGACCTTCCTGCTCGCCACGGTGGCGCTCCTGGTGACGGTGTTCGTCACCGAGAAACGTCTGGGCTCCTACGACCGCAGAGACATGACGATCGCGGATGAGGCCGAAGGCGTCGACCACGATGCCGAGGCCCGCGGGCTGAAGTTCTCGTTCTGGGCGCTGCTGGGGTTCGTCGCCCTGGTCCTCGCGCTGACCCTGCCACCCGGCGCACCGCTGCGTGACCCGGAGACCGGCGCGATCATCGGCACGACGCCCTTCATGGCCAGCCTGGTGTTCCTCATCTCCCTCGCCTTCCTGGTGTGCGGCGTCGCCTACGGCGCGGGGGCGAGGACGCTGCGAGGCGGAACGGCCACCGTCCGTGCGATCGCCAAGACGTTCGCGAGTCTGGGCGGTCTGCTGGTGATGTTCCTGATGATCGCCCAGTTCATCGCGCTGTTCAACTGGACCAATCTCCCGACCGTCGCCGCGGTCTCGGCCGCCGAGCTGCTGGAGCAGGCGAGTGTCCCCGCCATCGTCCTGCTGCTCGCGTTCATCGTCGTGATCGTGATCCTGGACTTCATCCTCCCGGGGCTCGTGCCCAAGTGGGTGATCTTCGCGCCGGTGTTCATCCCGATCTTCGCGTCGCTCGACGTGGCACCGCAGACGCTCCTCGCCGCCTACCGGGTGGGGGACTCGCCCGTGAACGTGCTCACGCCGCTGATGGTCTACCTGCCGTTCATGGTCACCGTGGCGCAGCGTTACAAGAAGGAGGCGGGTATCGGCACGATCATCGCCCTGATGATCCCGTATGCGGTGTGGATGCTGCTCTCCTGGACGGCGCTGTACGTGGTCTGGTTCCTCCTCGGCATCCCCTGGGGCCCGGGCTCACCGGTCGACATCGCCGGCTGA
- a CDS encoding SLC13 family permease — MDPIIATFVILLCAVIAFVSNRIPLGVVAVGVSVALYLTGVLDLTSALAGFGDPTVLFIASLFVVSEALESTGIIAWAGQEVVARSGTGRARLLLTIGLLAAAMTAVISVNGSVAALLPLVVVVAARAGIRPSQMLMPLAFSAHAGSMLALTGTPVNIIVSEVAADSGARPFGFFEFALAGLPLLVGTLAIILLLGNRLLPERTPASAPIDLERLASTLRSDYAISPDRALVSASRGVAEVVVPPRSVLIGLHVFPGMCTPSGDLVVLGVRRGQEALDESGTDLQAGDALLLDGSWDDLHRHTSKRDEVLVVDAPLTLRRSVPLGVGAKRTAVILLAMIVLLATGIVPAAIAGLLAAGALILTRVVSITRAYRAISWTTVILVAGMIPLSTAFQETGAAQLIADGLRSFLGTAGPHAAVAVIVLITLVLGQLISNTATVLIVAPVAVALAAAMEASVLPFLMALTIAGAASFLTPVATPANLMVMEPGGYRFGDYARFGWPLMILFFGVAVFYVPLIWPFTG, encoded by the coding sequence GTGGACCCGATCATCGCGACGTTCGTCATCCTGCTCTGCGCAGTGATCGCGTTCGTCTCGAATCGCATCCCGCTCGGCGTCGTGGCCGTCGGGGTCTCGGTCGCCCTCTACCTGACCGGGGTGCTCGATCTGACCTCCGCCCTCGCCGGGTTCGGCGATCCGACCGTGCTCTTCATCGCCTCCCTGTTCGTGGTGAGCGAGGCTCTGGAGTCGACGGGCATCATCGCCTGGGCCGGACAGGAGGTCGTGGCCCGCTCCGGAACCGGCCGCGCGCGCCTGCTCCTCACGATCGGGCTGCTGGCCGCCGCGATGACCGCGGTCATCAGCGTGAACGGATCGGTGGCCGCGCTCCTGCCCCTGGTCGTGGTCGTCGCGGCGCGCGCCGGGATCCGCCCGTCTCAGATGCTGATGCCGCTCGCGTTCTCCGCGCACGCCGGCTCGATGCTCGCTCTCACCGGCACACCGGTCAACATCATCGTGTCCGAGGTCGCCGCCGACAGCGGTGCCCGCCCGTTCGGGTTCTTCGAGTTCGCCCTCGCCGGGCTTCCGCTTCTGGTGGGGACACTGGCCATCATCCTGCTGCTCGGCAACCGGCTGCTGCCCGAACGGACCCCGGCGTCGGCACCGATCGACCTCGAACGCCTCGCCTCGACGTTGCGATCCGACTACGCGATCTCGCCCGACCGCGCCTTGGTCTCGGCGTCGCGAGGGGTCGCCGAGGTCGTGGTGCCGCCGCGTTCCGTGTTGATCGGCCTGCATGTCTTCCCCGGTATGTGCACGCCGTCGGGCGATCTCGTCGTGCTCGGAGTGCGACGAGGGCAGGAGGCGCTCGACGAGTCGGGCACCGACCTGCAGGCGGGAGATGCGCTGCTCCTCGACGGGTCCTGGGACGACCTGCACCGGCACACCTCGAAGCGCGACGAAGTTCTGGTCGTCGATGCGCCGCTCACCCTGCGCCGCTCGGTCCCGCTCGGAGTCGGTGCCAAGCGTACGGCCGTGATCCTGCTCGCGATGATCGTCTTGCTCGCGACCGGCATCGTGCCCGCCGCGATCGCGGGGCTCCTCGCAGCCGGTGCCCTGATCCTGACGAGGGTGGTGTCGATCACCCGGGCGTACCGGGCGATCTCCTGGACGACGGTCATCCTGGTCGCCGGCATGATCCCGCTCTCGACCGCGTTCCAGGAGACCGGCGCCGCGCAGCTCATCGCCGACGGCCTGCGCTCGTTCCTGGGCACGGCCGGCCCGCATGCCGCCGTCGCGGTGATCGTGCTCATCACGCTGGTGCTCGGGCAGCTCATCAGCAACACCGCGACCGTGCTCATCGTGGCCCCGGTGGCGGTCGCTCTCGCCGCCGCGATGGAGGCGTCGGTGCTGCCGTTCCTGATGGCCCTCACGATCGCGGGTGCGGCCTCGTTCCTCACCCCGGTCGCGACGCCGGCGAACCTGATGGTGATGGAACCCGGCGGCTACCGCTTCGGGGACTACGCGCGCTTCGGCTGGCCCCTGATGATCCTGTTCTTCGGCGTCGCCGTCTTCTACGTCCCCCTGATCTGGCCGTTCACGGGCTGA